The following coding sequences lie in one Xanthomonas hyacinthi genomic window:
- a CDS encoding DUF1304 domain-containing protein, whose product MTLLASSLVCLVALLHVYILVLEMFLWTRPLGMKAFRNTPDKAQLTKVLAANQGLYNGFLAAGLGWGVAAQRVDLMLFFPGCVVVAGLYGAWSVSRRILFVQAVPAALAIAAVLLAY is encoded by the coding sequence ATGACCCTGCTGGCCTCGAGCCTGGTATGCCTGGTGGCGTTGCTGCACGTCTACATCCTGGTGCTGGAGATGTTCCTGTGGACGCGGCCGCTGGGCATGAAGGCGTTTCGCAACACGCCGGACAAGGCGCAGCTGACCAAGGTGCTGGCGGCCAACCAGGGCCTGTACAACGGCTTCCTCGCCGCCGGCCTGGGCTGGGGCGTGGCGGCGCAGCGCGTCGACCTGATGCTGTTCTTCCCGGGCTGCGTGGTGGTGGCCGGGCTGTACGGCGCGTGGAGCGTCAGCCGCCGGATCCTGTTCGTGCAGGCAGTGCCGGCGGCGCTGGCGATCGCGGCGGTGCTGCTGGCCTATTGA